aataaaatacaaaactcACCACTTAATTggacaaaaattaataaaaaaaatgctggTACGTgaacctaataaaaaaaaataggtttctttaaaaaagatCCCAAAATTTCTCCCATCTCCATagttttttcttcattcttaaAACTTCTCACACCTGCACCAGgtcacattaaattaaatatgtttttcttaGGGAAAGAAAGGGACTAAGTAAGTCCCATTAAccaataacaaaatcaaaaacaaaagaaaaagaaaaaagacacgGACTAAAActagaaatgaaataaaaaattgtctgaTAACGAGTGCTCGAGACACTCTTTaagtatttaaaataaataattattatttaaaaaatcaaatattttgatttttaatgcattgattacatgcATTTTCATAAACACTTACTACTTATGATTCTAAATAGTACACCTGACGCACTTATTAAcatttctctataaaaaatGCTAACACAATTTATGTAACCTAAACTTGACAAATGCATGCATCTTCCATGTTTGTCAGATTCACACGACATATGAttcacatgatgcatgatacgAAGGATCTGTTGAATGAGTAAGAAACAGAAATGTCTAGCACTACACTCATTCAAACCAAACTCATGACAGCCTTTGAGTCATACTCAATGTCAATAGCTCTAAAATATCGATCAAATGTCAACTTCAGGCCCTTGACGGTAACCCGAAATTTTGTTGATAATATATGTAATTATAggttaaaaaaacttaatagtTATAAATAATGATATCATATACTACTCCACTTTCTTTGTCCCACTATCGGTCTCATTCATGGCGGAGTCAGGAAAAAATACTTGGGTGGGCCACTACATTATGAAACTTATTTTTATAGTAAAAATGTTAATTGGAACAAATTTTAGTTGACATAAAATATAAAGGAGATTTGAAACGCCCCACAAATTAGAAGGTCTCTGATTCCGCTAACCAGTCAAGCATAGGCGTGACAAAAATCACGTATGCCACCTATGGAATCGCCGAAATTTAAAAccgttgaaaaattgtttaaaatttcataaaatatatagaccaatgattttttctttttttcttttttggatggGCCACTGCATCACTTTACACATATTTGAATGTGccgaaaacaaaaaacatcacaaaattgtttaaaatctcacaaaatagaTCTATGAtcgttaatttttaaaatttttcaagTGGGTTGTGACCCACGCCCATAAAGGGCTCCGCATGAGACTCTCATATTTACAAAGCAAAAATTTCTCCcaaaatgaatatcatttaaaattataatattaaattattgttttgattatatcttcatcaaaaagaaaagaaaaaaattaggaattCGTCAAAAAAATTGACCCCTCCGTCCCTTTTTAAGTATTGTTAAAAATTGGACGCACTCATTAACACCAAATTAGAGAAATCtatttttgcacattttctttctattatactcttattttaatccaccaataaatttctattttttgcaTGCATTTTCCTgttccaataaatttaatgtgTTATCTTTCTCTTATAACAAAGTAACAAACAATAGTTAATTactctctttttcttcaatttttgttttatttttttttaacatattttaactCTCCCGTAACAACAATAATTAGTtactctttttcttcaaaagattgtacacatattttttaataactagCATATTTATCCGGCGTTGCTCGGGTTAGACATATAACTTTGTATACTCgtaaatttatagatgcacagacaaatataattaactggatttagtaaaattattaacatatacagaataaaatatacattttttaagtATCCGGACTTGCAAAAATTTAGAAACGACTGTGTGTTCCTATAGACTGTTGGGTTCACGGTGTCCGCTATAATGGCATGCGCAAATTATGAATGGATGTCAATCCCTACTGCTATAATGACACACACCAATTATGAATGTCCGCTATATTGGATTTACacacaaaacaacataaaagatCAACATAAGCAAAAAATACCTATTGCTAAACTAGCGTAACTGGtgaaatagtaataataataataataaaaccaaATAGGAATGGATGCCACAAACTCAATTATTATGAATAAGAATGGAGAGAAGAGCGGTACTGTTGAatcgaaaagaaaaaagaaaaaaaaaacacacacaataGTATAAGTGTTAGTTCAAGGACCTGAAACAGAAACAATAGTATAGGTGTTAGTTCAAGGacctgaaagaaagaaaaaaaaaacaatcagtAAACTTACTCGTATGTGTTAGTTCCATCTTATATATAttagatatataaaaataaaaatctaagcATAATTAGAAGAAATAATAGTATAGGTGTTTGTCAaacttgaagaaagaaaaagcttAGATCAAAATAAGGTTTGACTTTCGATTTTTGCTCAAAATATGTGATTATGGTGATTAACAAAATCTCATTTATttatagttaaaaaataaaaaaaataaaaaaaacgaatCTTTTTTTTCCTCAATGAAAAAACTAATTGAATAATATGGTGTTAAAAGATTAGATAGTAACTAATTGAAACttcttttcctaaaaaaaagaaagaaatagaaaagaagATTCAATGGATAGTATTGAAGGTATTATAtatagtttgttgagatattttggctacataaaatattagaaattaaataaaatatttagtggaatagaaaaaataataaaaatattgagaataaaCGTGGAAGTGACACGTGGAATAAAAAatcttactttatatatatatactattgattgtaaagcaaaataaaaattatttcaacttcacattaatcaaaagttaagaaaaatttaactttattccggactctttttttttttttttttggtagatagacgaaatgtcaaagtcattataaactcacacacacaagtggaggtaccggggttcgaaccccggtcatggcatccggcctaacaatgtCGCATTttttcagttgagttaggacttctgAATTATTCCAGACTCCTTTAATCAAAGTTAAGGtttcaacaaaattattatttttttgttatcttcAACATTGTGCGACATAATTTAAATGttgaatataacaaaaaaaaaaaattctagtcAAGAAaatctatttgaaaaaaaagaagaacaaattttgtataaaaataacaaactttagttttccaaaCAGATAGTAttcattagttttattgaaaaagataagagtaattgAGAAAGGGTATAAGTGACAAATCGTACCCTTAAAATCTCAAAACGGTAGTTAAATGTAATCGTTAAATCCGTAGTCAAACAacatttaaaaagaaacggaaggagtattgttttaatatatatatatatatatatatatatatatatatatatatatatatagtatttaattgtatttttttaaaaaaaggtattGTATTTTGTTATTGATGGGTTTAATTTGACAACCTATCGAGGGTGGGGCAGAGGAGGAATGACGATCCTCCTAAAATGTAAATGATCCGTTTTTATTTTTCGGGGTCCAAACCCCAGAACTTACATATGTTATGTGTTGtctatatcaattgagttaagttcatGAGGATTAAATGATCCGTTTAATCActcttgatttgattttgatacCATAAAATGCATCCACACGTATGTTTTCGTATAAAAAGATTTATGTAACAAGTggagtttttataaaaatttagcGACGCAGTTTGTTACATGTTTGTCTTCCACTCGTATATAGTTTTCATATACTATTAattaaaaaggagaaaaatataacatgataGTGATGCAATGCGATTTAGAAGCAAGAATGCTATATGTTAAAGAATTAGTTATCATTCATCTTATCGATGAAAATCTTCTCTatttctcaaataaattaagGGTTCGATcttgaataaaagaaaagaaaattataggGTTCTATTATGAAGACACGTTAAAGATAAGTTTGATGGATCTCACCTAAAATGTGGCCCATCAAATTTCATATTGTTTGGTTCTCTCCCTTAAATGTAGCAATctatttatttaagaaatgaAGAGGTTCTTGATCCCTGAGCGATACAATCTTCTTTcaagaaaaaaagacaaatccacgaataactctttattttataaattattaataatttattaatttaaaaaaataaaataaatgtatggATACACATTTTGAGTAGGTTTGCTTTgctaaaaaataagtattagacaaaataacataaaataaaacagatcgacacaaaacaaatatttatggtattgaacaattttttattcttatacgATTATTTTTGGCTCAAAGAATATTTTAGTAGTTTAGACATACttaagataaaaaattgtattgtgaTTTAGTGAATacaaaaatttcagttttttccATATCTCTTGTCCTTCAATTTGTCGGGCTGCACTTCAATGACATTACAACAAAAATGTCACGAAACATTGAACAATATATATTTGTGACACATAAGTGCATTccaactatttttttcttttactcttTTATACAACCTTTTTATGTTTAATAGTACGATCCTAATTTATGATGTTTGTAAAACAAGGTTTTTAGATCAAACATTGTATAACTTAAATTCTGATTTCCTATCCTTGTTTTTTTAGAGACCAAACTCATGTAGCCTTCCTTACACCGCAAATCACGCTCCAAATCTAGCCAATCACAAAAACACGACAAACAAGCTCACCTTACATCCTCCAAATCAATGACGTGTCATATTTTCATTGGCCAAAATTTTACAACAAACATATTTGACTTTTCCTTTCACCAACCAAACAGTGTAAAAGCACCCTTCATAACCGCTTTCCTCTTTCgtttctcctttttctcttttttgctTTCTCCTTTTTTCGAACTCGGTCCCTCAAAATAATCATCACACTCTCACACACACATTCTAAATAAATGAATGCATTCATAAAGATAAAGCTCAAATCTCCATGCAACTTTAggagtagtagtagtagtagtagctATAgatgcttcttcttcttctctgaaTCCAATggagaagaagctgatgatgatgatggaagATTCATTGGAAAAACAAGAAGAGATGGAAAATGGAATAAGAAGAGTGAGTTCAAGAGCTGAAGTTGATACGTCAATGCCATTTGAGTCTGTTAAGGAAGCTGTTACTCGTTTTGGTGGAAGTGGTCCTTGGTTACCTCTTTACAAGCTTGGTGAAGCTTATGTAAGTTTCTACTTTTCAcacctcttttttatttatgttaaaaaaggTAGCAAAaacgacttcactggggatcgAACCCAGAATCTCTGGTTCCGTAGACCAGCGCCTTATCCATTGGGCCATGAAGTCctgtgttgtttgtttttctatttttgagattttgtaaatgttgtttttgaagGTTCATAATCATAGACTATAGAGTGAAAAATTGTTgttaaaattcaattatttatttgctagtgtcattttctttatataagCTATTGGGGGGATCTTATTTCTctagaaaacaaattaataattgtGTGGGGCTGTGGGCTAataatgtacaaaaaaaaaaaaatgcatgcaaAGTGTTATCAATAGTGAACTGCGGACAACCAACTTAGTTTGGTCGGATGGTGTTGGTTTGGATCAGTGGACTAGTTTGGCTtcttatgaaaaaaatagtgaattgCGAAAAATTGAGGAATGCCAAACATTTGCTTAGTAAAATAGAAGATAGAGGAAGCCACATAGTAGTTTAAATAAGTCAGCTAGAATCAACCTGAATGGTGGCCGTTATTTTTGTAATAGCGAATCTAGGATAGCATTGTAGTTTTcacaacaaattcatcaaaatctgTTATGTTATAGCGATATAGTGTCCTTATCGTGCAATTTGAAAACACGACATACATCTAATCGTAGTATCTCACCATGTAGATATTTCttgaattattttatgaacTAACATAACCAAGTTTCATTTTGTGTGATTTGATTACATGCATGTGTAGACTAGTTTTATACTGTCAGTGCAGAGTAATTAATCTGATACTATGatttattatttactatttaaaCATATAGCATTGAAAATTCGATTTTGAGAACTGAACTTGAACACAAAGCCGCGAGATAAGGAAATGCATTTGAGATAGAGTAAGCAACCGAATTCGACTCTAATCTTACACCTTTCTATTACTTGGTTCTCAAGTAAATGAAGATATTATGCAATAAGcaatttttaatgtttgatcTTATACATTCTATATGACAAAgcataatttatttgttcaaaCACCTTTTGTAATTCACTCTGATGTTTTAAGATTGTCATTAGCAGAACAGTATTGAAGACTTTGACATAAAGAAAATAGAGGAACAAGCAGCAAAGTTGGaaaaggatttgattatgaaagAACTCGAAACACTTGATGTGCTTGAAGAACTCGGATCTGCCAAAACAATTCTCGAGAAATTAAAGCAGCAGCTACAATCTGAAGCATTGAAATGTGCTTCAACTCAATCGTGCGAAAATATTGGAGCTCTtgttaaaaattctgaaaagattgTCCACCGTCAAGAGAAAATATTGCAAATTTCAAGTCCATGCCATACTTCATCGCCCAATATGTTGCTAACCGAGTTAAAAGAAGCGAAGATGAACCTTGGTAAAACTATAAACGATCTTGGGACAATACAATCTTCTGTCGAAACTTTGaataagaagatgaagaaggagagACTTTTTCTCGAGAGGACACGGGAGAATCTGCAATCAAAGTTTGCAGCTATCTCTGCTCAAAATGTGGCCAAAAAAGAAGCAATTACAAAGCCACCAGAAGCTCCTGTAGAAAAGGATTTTACTTTTGACACCCCCCAAAAGGTTGTGAAGGATTACCAATTGGATGTTGAACAGTTCAATGGAATGGTTGGAACAAGATCTGCAGAAGTTTCGAAGCAAGGGATTGAGTATGAAGAGAATGAGTTTAATATTAAGACTGCTGAGATGAGGTGGTTTGCAGCTAAAAAGATGGAAGAAGCTGCAATGGCAGCCGAAGCCGTTGCTCTAGCTGAAATCAAGGCTCTATCTGGTTGTGCTGATATATCATCGCGATTTTCTATGCGAGAACATCAGAAAGTGACTTCTGCATTAGAGGTATACTCTACTCTAAACCCCGAATTTCAAATACCTGAAGAGTCTATCTTGAAGAAGGTAATACATGCCAATTTCAAAATGGATGAAGTAAATGCTTCTAAACacaatattcttaaaaaattgGAGGAAGCAACCGAAGAAGTTCTACGCAGCAAAGAAATTTTAACTGAAGCTTTAAACGGTATTGAAACTGCAAACAGAAAGCAACGTGCTGCTGAAGAGGCTCTAAGGAGATGGATTCCTGAAAACTATCTAAAGGGCCGAGCTATGCATAACTCGATTAAGCGAAACAAGTTCAATCAAGTTGAAAAGTGTCAAACTATGAAGCCCGCTGTAAGATCCTCGGTTTCAATGAGAGATCTACTTAGTAGAAAGCAGGTTCCTGACGAATATACTACGACAAAGGAGATGGAAGAGCATGCTGAAACAAAGGTAGCATTGAGTCAAATGCTTCGAGCAATGAGGGAAAATCAAACTCTTCCAACTGAACATGAGAATGACGGGGGCGACCAAAAGCAGTCCATAGCACATCAGAAGAAGAAGGTTGGATTCATTCGAATATCATTCCCCTTTGGAAAGCGAAATGATAAAAAGACATGAATTCAATTCTAATGCTTATGTCACAGCTCGTGCATCAATGTCTCGCCATTCGTTATTGGTTCTTATATTTTGTGAGCTTTTTGGTTGGTATGTGTAAAAGTTTGTGTTGGTATTTGATTTTGTAAGTTATGTTGTTCCTAACAAAGTACTCTCTATTGAAAATTCAAGTGCAAGTTTGGAGTTTGGTATAGTCAAGAATGAGTTTCATGAAGATAATATAAGAGGA
Above is a genomic segment from Medicago truncatula cultivar Jemalong A17 chromosome 5, MtrunA17r5.0-ANR, whole genome shotgun sequence containing:
- the LOC11434546 gene encoding WEB family protein At2g40480 isoform X1, with the protein product MEKKLMMMMEDSLEKQEEMENGIRRVSSRAEVDTSMPFESVKEAVTRFGGSGPWLPLYKLGEAYQNSIEDFDIKKIEEQAAKLEKDLIMKELETLDVLEELGSAKTILEKLKQQLQSEALKCASTQSCENIGALVKNSEKIVHRQEKILQISSPCHTSSPNMLLTELKEAKMNLGKTINDLGTIQSSVETLNKKMKKERLFLERTRENLQSKFAAISAQNVAKKEAITKPPEAPVEKDFTFDTPQKVVKDYQLDVEQFNGMVGTRSAEVSKQGIEYEENEFNIKTAEMRWFAAKKMEEAAMAAEAVALAEIKALSGCADISSRFSMREHQKVTSALEVYSTLNPEFQIPEESILKKVIHANFKMDEVNASKHNILKKLEEATEEVLRSKEILTEALNGIETANRKQRAAEEALRRWIPENYLKGRAMHNSIKRNKFNQVEKCQTMKPAVRSSVSMRDLLSRKQVPDEYTTTKEMEEHAETKVALSQMLRAMRENQTLPTEHENDGGDQKQSIAHQKKKVGFIRISFPFGKRNDKKT
- the LOC11434546 gene encoding WEB family protein At2g40480 isoform X2, with the translated sequence MEKKLMMMMEDSLEKQEEMENGIRRVSSRAEVDTSMPFESVKEAVTRFGGSGPWLPLYKLGEAYNSIEDFDIKKIEEQAAKLEKDLIMKELETLDVLEELGSAKTILEKLKQQLQSEALKCASTQSCENIGALVKNSEKIVHRQEKILQISSPCHTSSPNMLLTELKEAKMNLGKTINDLGTIQSSVETLNKKMKKERLFLERTRENLQSKFAAISAQNVAKKEAITKPPEAPVEKDFTFDTPQKVVKDYQLDVEQFNGMVGTRSAEVSKQGIEYEENEFNIKTAEMRWFAAKKMEEAAMAAEAVALAEIKALSGCADISSRFSMREHQKVTSALEVYSTLNPEFQIPEESILKKVIHANFKMDEVNASKHNILKKLEEATEEVLRSKEILTEALNGIETANRKQRAAEEALRRWIPENYLKGRAMHNSIKRNKFNQVEKCQTMKPAVRSSVSMRDLLSRKQVPDEYTTTKEMEEHAETKVALSQMLRAMRENQTLPTEHENDGGDQKQSIAHQKKKVGFIRISFPFGKRNDKKT